A genomic window from Acidobacteriota bacterium includes:
- a CDS encoding MgtC/SapB family protein — MDETTLRDLGLLLATLGGAAVGVERERSGRIKGQENHFAGVRTFTLLGGLGGGAGWLYAAGLPWVGIVLLASGAMVALLAYAAGSREHDIDGTTEVAALVTLMAGVFAGAGHARLAGAIIAVTVLILAEKSRVHDFVDRMDEMAMRAAIRFTVMAVVILPMLPQGPYGPLGGFRPRELWLLVLFFSGLSFIGYMARMFVGARQGYLIAGLLGGIVSSTSVTLTFSRASRTEDRKVGAPLGYGAIGACTVMFVKIVAVTAVLSSTLMFTLLPYIAAPFLVGVAGVAIGWRRPQEERREIQTQQNPLQFSSALQMAVLFQVVMFVVHAVRAAWGDLGVIVSGATLGLVDVDALLLSMARTASTSGVASTSALAVAVGALSNTLLKLGFALTIARPPFRRVVGIGLGAMALAALGSILLIR; from the coding sequence ATGGATGAGACCACCCTTCGCGACCTTGGATTGCTGCTGGCGACACTTGGCGGTGCGGCCGTCGGCGTCGAGCGCGAGCGTTCGGGCCGTATCAAGGGTCAGGAGAATCACTTCGCCGGGGTGCGGACCTTCACGCTGCTCGGCGGGCTGGGCGGCGGCGCGGGCTGGCTGTACGCGGCGGGTCTCCCGTGGGTCGGGATCGTGCTGCTGGCGAGCGGAGCGATGGTGGCGCTGCTTGCGTACGCGGCCGGATCGCGCGAGCACGACATCGACGGCACTACCGAGGTGGCCGCACTGGTGACCTTGATGGCGGGCGTGTTTGCCGGCGCCGGGCACGCTCGCCTGGCCGGCGCGATCATCGCGGTCACTGTGCTGATTCTCGCCGAAAAGTCGCGTGTGCACGACTTCGTGGATCGCATGGACGAGATGGCGATGCGCGCCGCTATCCGGTTCACCGTGATGGCCGTCGTGATCCTGCCGATGCTGCCCCAAGGCCCGTACGGTCCGCTCGGCGGATTCCGGCCGCGCGAGCTGTGGCTGCTGGTGCTGTTCTTCTCGGGCCTCAGCTTTATCGGCTACATGGCGCGCATGTTCGTGGGCGCGCGGCAGGGGTACCTGATTGCGGGCCTGCTTGGTGGCATCGTGTCGTCGACCAGCGTGACCCTGACATTTTCGCGGGCGAGCCGGACAGAGGACCGGAAGGTCGGTGCGCCGCTTGGCTACGGCGCGATCGGCGCGTGTACCGTCATGTTCGTCAAGATCGTAGCGGTCACGGCTGTGTTGTCGAGCACATTGATGTTCACGCTGCTGCCGTATATCGCCGCGCCGTTTCTGGTTGGTGTCGCGGGTGTGGCGATCGGCTGGCGGCGGCCGCAAGAAGAACGCCGCGAAATTCAGACACAGCAAAACCCATTGCAGTTCTCGTCCGCGCTGCAGATGGCGGTCCTCTTCCAGGTCGTCATGTTTGTCGTGCACGCGGTTCGCGCGGCGTGGGGCGATTTGGGCGTGATTGTGTCTGGCGCGACGCTCGGCCTGGTCGACGTTGACGCGCTGCTGCTCTCGATGGCGAGGACCGCGTCGACCTCCGGGGTCGCCTCGACATCGGCGCTCGCTGTGGCTGTCGGGGCCCTCTCGAACACGCTCCTCAAGTTGGGTTTCGCGCTCACCATTGCGCGTCCGCCGTTCCGCCGCGTGGTGGGCATCGGACTCGGCGCCATGGCGCTGGCCGCGCTTGGATCGATCCTGCTCATCAGGTAG
- a CDS encoding 4Fe-4S dicluster domain-containing protein, producing the protein MTDATIACRERVTLEPAAVQQIIDTLRAAGYRVLGPVVGNGAIAYDDLASTDQLPAGKTDRQLPGSYKLVAGESDAWFGYASSPESWKRYCFPPVSRLWRAERKGSGFTLVAETDASPPMAFLGVRACDIAAMRVMDRVLLQGPHADPVYRRHRERAFVVAVNCGEPGGTCFCASMGAGPQVTSGFDIALTEIVGQGRHCFVAESGSDRGAAVLGGMARRPATVEEIGTADAIVARAVTRMGRSVTTQGLAESLARSAEHPHWEAVARRCLTCANCTMVCPTCFCATVGDGTDLSGAHASRVRMWDSCFTLDFSLIHGGSVRPSPYARYRQWLTHKFSTWVDQFGTFGCVGCGRCLTWCPVGIDVTEELREIAGGNPAEPPAAPV; encoded by the coding sequence ATGACTGACGCCACCATCGCGTGCCGGGAGCGGGTGACGCTCGAGCCGGCCGCCGTCCAGCAGATCATCGATACGCTGCGGGCAGCGGGCTATCGGGTTCTCGGTCCCGTCGTCGGCAATGGCGCCATCGCGTATGACGACCTGGCGTCAACAGACCAGTTGCCCGCCGGGAAGACCGACCGGCAGCTGCCTGGATCCTACAAGCTCGTGGCCGGCGAGTCGGACGCGTGGTTCGGGTACGCCTCGAGTCCGGAGAGCTGGAAACGCTATTGCTTCCCCCCGGTCTCGCGGTTGTGGCGGGCGGAGCGGAAGGGGTCGGGTTTCACGCTGGTCGCCGAGACCGACGCGTCCCCGCCGATGGCGTTTCTCGGCGTGCGGGCATGCGACATCGCGGCGATGCGGGTGATGGACCGTGTGCTGCTGCAGGGGCCGCATGCCGATCCGGTGTACCGGCGCCACCGAGAGCGAGCGTTCGTGGTGGCGGTCAATTGCGGCGAACCCGGCGGCACGTGCTTCTGTGCCTCGATGGGAGCCGGTCCTCAGGTCACCAGCGGATTCGACATTGCGCTCACCGAAATCGTCGGCCAGGGCCGTCACTGTTTTGTCGCCGAGTCCGGGAGCGATCGCGGCGCCGCCGTACTCGGCGGCATGGCGCGGCGGCCCGCGACGGTCGAGGAGATCGGAACCGCTGATGCCATCGTGGCCAGGGCCGTCACCCGCATGGGCCGGTCCGTCACCACTCAGGGGTTGGCGGAAAGCCTGGCACGTAGCGCCGAGCACCCGCATTGGGAAGCCGTGGCGCGGCGATGCCTGACCTGCGCCAACTGCACGATGGTCTGTCCCACCTGTTTCTGCGCGACCGTCGGCGACGGGACCGATCTCTCCGGTGCGCACGCGTCACGCGTGCGGATGTGGGATTCCTGTTTCACGCTCGACTTCTCGTTGATTCACGGGGGCAGCGTCCGGCCGTCGCCGTACGCACGATATCGCCAGTGGCTGACGCATAAGTTCAGCACGTGGGTCGATCAGTTCGGCACCTTTGGCTGCGTGGGCTGCGGCCGCTGCCTGACGTGGTGTCCCGTGGGAATCGATGTGACGGAAGAACTGCGGGAGATCGCTGGTGGGAATCCGGCCGAGCCGCCCGCTGCACCTGTGTAA
- a CDS encoding oxidoreductase — protein sequence MARGSKPRLAVWKFASCDGCQLSLLDCEDELLEVAGALEIANFAEVSRAVAKGPYDLSLVEGSITTPHDAERIHRIRRASKVLVSIGACATAGGIQALRNFKDVNDYVSIVYATPAYIETLNKSTPIRDHVAVDFELRGCPVSKTQLVEVLSAYLNGRKPDIPNYSVCVECKLKGNVCGLIAFGPTCLGPVTQAGCGALCPTYHRGCFGCFGPKEAANTASLAAAWRAQQVTNEQLVRQFRGFNACAEAFRKESEANER from the coding sequence ATGGCACGCGGATCCAAACCCAGACTGGCCGTCTGGAAGTTCGCCTCGTGCGACGGCTGCCAGTTGTCGCTGCTCGATTGCGAGGACGAACTGCTCGAGGTGGCCGGCGCCCTGGAGATCGCGAATTTCGCTGAAGTGTCGAGGGCCGTGGCCAAGGGGCCGTACGATCTGTCGCTGGTCGAAGGATCGATTACCACGCCGCACGACGCGGAACGCATCCACAGGATTCGCCGCGCCTCGAAGGTGCTCGTGTCGATTGGCGCGTGCGCGACCGCCGGCGGCATCCAGGCGCTGCGCAACTTCAAGGACGTGAACGACTATGTCTCGATTGTCTACGCCACCCCGGCCTACATCGAGACGCTCAATAAGTCGACCCCCATCCGCGATCACGTCGCTGTGGATTTTGAACTCCGCGGGTGCCCCGTCAGCAAGACCCAGCTGGTGGAAGTGCTGAGCGCGTACCTCAACGGCCGAAAGCCGGACATTCCAAACTACAGCGTGTGCGTCGAGTGCAAACTGAAGGGGAACGTCTGCGGACTCATCGCGTTCGGGCCGACGTGCCTGGGGCCGGTGACGCAGGCCGGCTGCGGCGCGCTCTGCCCGACGTATCATCGCGGCTGCTTCGGGTGTTTCGGTCCGAAGGAGGCGGCCAACACGGCATCACTCGCCGCCGCGTGGCGGGCGCAACAGGTGACCAACGAACAGCTCGTACGGCAGTTCCGCGGCTTCAATGCCTGCGCCGAGGCCTTCCGCAAGGAGAGTGAAGCCAATGAGCGTTAA
- a CDS encoding cyclic nucleotide-binding domain-containing protein — MHTLEPILAEHPFLKGLRQEHLALLVGCASNVRFEAGAFVFRQGQEANHFFILRDGKVAVEAFAPQKGAVAIDTYGEGDVLGWSWLLPPYRWRFDARAVEPTRMISLDARCMRTKCENDHDLGYELMKRFAGIIEQRLDATRWQLLDLYGVRD; from the coding sequence ATGCACACACTCGAACCTATCCTCGCGGAGCATCCGTTCCTGAAGGGCCTGCGGCAGGAGCACCTGGCGCTGCTGGTCGGCTGCGCCTCCAACGTGCGGTTCGAGGCGGGCGCGTTCGTGTTCCGCCAGGGCCAGGAGGCCAATCACTTCTTCATTCTCCGCGACGGAAAGGTGGCGGTGGAGGCATTCGCCCCTCAGAAGGGCGCCGTGGCCATCGACACGTACGGAGAGGGTGACGTGCTCGGCTGGTCGTGGCTGCTCCCGCCGTATCGATGGCGGTTCGACGCCCGCGCCGTCGAGCCAACGCGAATGATCTCGCTCGACGCCCGCTGCATGCGGACCAAGTGCGAGAACGACCACGACCTCGGGTACGAACTGATGAAGCGGTTCGCCGGAATCATCGAGCAGCGCCTCGACGCCACCCGCTGGCAACTGCTCGATCTCTATGGCGTGCGTGACTGA
- a CDS encoding TPM domain-containing protein: MSGSTTQRCPWFAPGLVTLAMTLGVCAGAVRDSAAQPPPPPLTAPVNDFANVIDGQSKVAMDRAIRDLLAATGDTLIVATVQTVAPFADAKELAVKMFENRGAGIGKKDKDNGLLVLLAVKERQVWVEVGYGLEEIITDGYAGDVSRQIMTPSFKRGEYGQGLRAGVEYFALHIADARGVSLDGVSRPVAVQQRPSTRSTGLPSIGVIILVLLFAGARILGSFIFPSSLRRSNRWGGGGWSGWGGGGFGGGGFGGGGFGGFGGGGSGGGGGGASW, encoded by the coding sequence ATGTCCGGCTCCACGACACAACGATGCCCCTGGTTCGCGCCGGGACTGGTGACGCTCGCGATGACGCTGGGCGTCTGCGCGGGCGCGGTTCGCGACAGCGCCGCCCAACCGCCGCCCCCGCCGCTCACGGCTCCGGTCAACGACTTCGCCAACGTGATCGACGGGCAGAGCAAAGTCGCGATGGATCGCGCCATTCGCGATCTGCTCGCGGCGACGGGCGACACGCTGATTGTCGCCACGGTCCAGACGGTGGCGCCCTTCGCTGATGCGAAGGAACTCGCCGTCAAGATGTTCGAGAACCGCGGAGCCGGCATCGGCAAGAAGGACAAGGACAACGGCCTGCTGGTGCTGCTCGCGGTCAAGGAGCGGCAGGTCTGGGTCGAGGTGGGCTACGGCCTCGAGGAGATCATCACTGACGGGTACGCGGGCGACGTGAGCCGGCAGATCATGACCCCCAGCTTCAAGCGCGGCGAGTATGGCCAGGGCCTGCGCGCGGGTGTCGAGTATTTCGCCCTCCACATCGCGGATGCGCGAGGGGTCTCCCTGGACGGCGTGAGCCGGCCCGTAGCCGTGCAGCAGAGGCCGTCGACGCGCTCGACTGGGCTTCCGTCGATCGGCGTCATCATCCTTGTGCTGCTCTTCGCGGGCGCGAGGATACTGGGGTCGTTCATTTTTCCGTCCTCGCTGCGGCGATCGAATCGCTGGGGCGGCGGCGGTTGGAGCGGGTGGGGCGGCGGCGGTTTCGGTGGCGGGGGATTCGGCGGCGGCGGCTTCGGGGGGTTTGGCGGCGGAGGCAGCGGCGGGGGCGGCGGCGGGGCGAGCTGGTAG
- a CDS encoding FAD/NAD(P)-binding protein, with the protein MACVTDEVLVMNGAEQSPMLPDLYKVRQVHRETDDAFTLELGRAAGHQPFGFSAGQFNMLYVHGIGEVPISISGDPGGQATLVHTTRAVGAVTRAMRALRAGDMLGVRGPFGVGWPVAQAEGHDVVVVAGGIGLAPLRPTIYHVLANRDRYGRVVILYGTRTPGDILFRKQLEAWRARLDIEVYVTVDRATEGWNGNVGVVTKLVPKAPFDRTRTVAMICGPEIMMRFTALELERRGIDADHIYLSMERNMKCGIGLCGHCQCGAAFICKDGPVFRYDAIRELLSRREI; encoded by the coding sequence ATGGCGTGCGTGACTGACGAGGTGCTGGTGATGAACGGAGCGGAACAGAGTCCCATGCTGCCCGATCTCTACAAGGTCCGGCAGGTGCACCGGGAGACCGATGACGCCTTCACGCTCGAACTGGGGCGGGCGGCGGGACACCAGCCGTTCGGTTTCTCGGCCGGGCAGTTCAACATGCTCTACGTCCACGGCATCGGCGAGGTGCCGATCTCAATCAGCGGCGATCCCGGCGGCCAGGCGACGCTCGTGCACACCACTCGCGCGGTCGGGGCGGTGACCCGGGCCATGCGAGCGCTGAGAGCCGGCGACATGCTGGGGGTTCGCGGGCCCTTTGGCGTCGGCTGGCCGGTGGCGCAGGCGGAAGGCCACGACGTGGTCGTCGTCGCGGGCGGGATCGGCCTGGCACCCCTGCGGCCGACCATCTATCACGTGCTCGCCAATCGCGATCGCTACGGCAGGGTCGTCATCCTCTACGGCACCCGAACGCCGGGCGACATCCTGTTCCGCAAGCAGCTCGAAGCCTGGCGCGCGCGACTCGACATCGAGGTCTACGTGACCGTCGATCGCGCCACCGAGGGGTGGAACGGCAACGTCGGCGTCGTCACGAAACTCGTTCCGAAGGCGCCGTTCGACCGGACACGGACGGTGGCGATGATCTGTGGTCCAGAGATCATGATGCGATTCACCGCGCTCGAGCTCGAACGGCGCGGCATCGACGCGGATCACATCTACCTGTCGATGGAACGCAACATGAAGTGCGGCATCGGGTTGTGCGGACACTGCCAGTGCGGCGCCGCCTTCATCTGCAAGGACGGGCCGGTGTTTCGCTACGACGCGATCCGGGAGCTGTTGTCCCGGCGGGAGATCTGA
- a CDS encoding LemA family protein yields MRRLIINTCLVLTAMALSGCSYNTFITQEEAIKSQWSQVENQLQRRSDLIPNLVNSVKGYAGHEKEVFEAVAASRAKLAGATTPEAKIAAANEQSSALARLLMVVENYPQLKANESFNRLMDELSGTENRIAVERMRYNEKVQAYNTKRRSFPSNVTAAMFRFKEYPYFQTPPEAKKVPTVDFGK; encoded by the coding sequence ATGAGACGACTAATCATCAACACCTGCCTCGTCCTGACGGCGATGGCGCTCTCGGGATGCTCGTACAACACGTTCATCACCCAGGAAGAGGCCATCAAGAGCCAATGGTCACAGGTCGAGAATCAGCTGCAGCGGCGCAGCGACCTGATCCCGAACCTCGTCAATTCCGTCAAGGGTTACGCGGGCCACGAGAAGGAAGTGTTCGAGGCCGTCGCCGCCTCGCGGGCCAAGCTGGCGGGCGCCACCACGCCTGAGGCGAAGATCGCCGCCGCCAACGAGCAGTCGTCCGCGCTGGCGCGGTTGCTGATGGTGGTGGAGAACTACCCGCAGTTGAAGGCCAACGAATCGTTCAACAGGCTGATGGACGAGTTGTCCGGCACCGAGAATCGCATCGCGGTCGAGCGGATGCGGTACAACGAGAAGGTGCAGGCCTATAACACCAAGCGCCGTTCGTTCCCCTCGAACGTCACGGCGGCGATGTTCCGCTTCAAGGAATATCCGTACTTCCAGACACCCCCAGAGGCGAAGAAGGTCCCGACGGTCGATTTCGGAAAATGA
- a CDS encoding Ni/Fe hydrogenase subunit alpha: protein MSVKTIKVDMLARVEGEGGLTVKVKDGKVTDVKVTIFEPPRFFEAFLRGRSYDEVIDIVARICGICPVAYQMSAAQAIEDAFGVTVSEEVRQLRRLLYCGEWIESHALHVFFLHAPDFLGYQDAVAMARDHLPVVQRALRIKKTGNDLVALVGGREIHPVSVRVGGFYKVPTKAELAPLAEKLKWARDAAIEAVMFTAGLPFPDFERDYEYVALRHPHDYPMNDGRLASSSGLDVAVREYDQHFEEQHVAHSTALHSIRTGRGPYLVGPLARYNLNHDRLSPIANQVAAGAGLGPACHNPFKSIIVRAVEIVYACDEALRIITSYEKPAQAVADVRPAPGVGYACTEAPRGILFHRYRVNPRGQVLDAKIVPPTSQNLKMMEADLREFVTPRVTTPVEALTRQCEQVIRNFDPCISCATHFLRLNVERE from the coding sequence ATGAGCGTTAAGACCATCAAGGTCGACATGCTCGCCCGGGTCGAAGGCGAGGGCGGCCTGACGGTGAAGGTGAAGGACGGCAAGGTGACCGACGTCAAGGTCACGATCTTCGAGCCGCCGCGGTTCTTCGAGGCCTTCCTGCGCGGGCGATCGTACGACGAGGTGATCGACATCGTCGCGCGCATTTGCGGCATCTGTCCGGTGGCGTATCAGATGAGCGCGGCGCAGGCGATCGAGGACGCCTTCGGCGTCACCGTGTCGGAGGAGGTGCGGCAGTTGCGCCGGCTGCTGTATTGCGGCGAATGGATCGAGAGTCACGCGCTCCACGTGTTCTTTCTGCATGCGCCGGATTTTCTAGGCTACCAGGACGCGGTCGCGATGGCACGGGACCACCTGCCGGTCGTGCAGCGCGCGCTCCGGATCAAGAAGACCGGCAACGATCTGGTCGCGCTGGTCGGCGGTCGCGAGATCCATCCCGTCAGCGTGCGCGTCGGCGGATTCTACAAGGTGCCGACCAAAGCCGAACTTGCGCCCCTCGCCGAGAAGCTCAAGTGGGCCCGCGATGCTGCGATCGAGGCCGTCATGTTCACGGCCGGCCTGCCGTTCCCCGACTTCGAGCGCGACTACGAGTACGTGGCCCTTCGACACCCACACGACTACCCGATGAACGACGGGCGCCTCGCGTCCAGCAGCGGGCTTGACGTCGCGGTCCGGGAGTATGACCAGCATTTTGAAGAGCAGCACGTCGCCCACTCGACCGCGCTCCATTCCATACGCACTGGACGAGGCCCGTACCTGGTGGGGCCGCTGGCGCGCTACAACCTGAATCACGATCGGCTCTCGCCCATCGCCAACCAGGTTGCCGCCGGGGCTGGCCTCGGGCCCGCCTGTCACAATCCGTTCAAGAGCATCATCGTCAGGGCCGTCGAAATTGTGTACGCGTGCGACGAGGCGCTGCGCATCATCACGTCGTACGAGAAGCCCGCCCAGGCCGTTGCCGATGTCAGGCCCGCGCCTGGTGTCGGCTACGCGTGCACCGAGGCCCCGCGCGGAATCCTCTTCCATCGCTACCGCGTCAATCCGCGAGGGCAGGTGCTGGACGCGAAGATCGTTCCGCCGACATCGCAGAATCTGAAGATGATGGAAGCGGACCTGCGCGAGTTCGTCACGCCGCGCGTCACGACTCCCGTCGAGGCCCTGACGCGGCAGTGCGAGCAGGTCATTCGGAACTTCGACCCCTGCATCTCGTGCGCCACGCATTTTCTGAGACTCAATGTCGAACGCGAGTGA
- a CDS encoding YvcK family protein translates to MRLRMIKVGCFGGGTGLPSVLGGLKRNPWIDLHAIVTMFDSGGSSGQLRDELGVLPPGDILKCALTLARNEREARRVLLSRLPTLEDSRLAGHTGGNLLLSMMERYSGDFMAAVEGLRSLLGCRGRVWPVSIDKASLCARYADGHVTKGENQIDARQTEGHVIEDIWLEPEVSIHGQVAAAVQDLDAVVIGPGSFYTSLLPVLAVRGMAEALAQVPGPIVLVANLLTEGRGMDGFTAADEVSRIEGFIRRRVDAVVFNDGRPSADVLARYDAEHKRPLDLGSLPDHCRLISGAFWRRDIARHDRPRLAHALWAVLANALWTVGGGAEDEAATTHG, encoded by the coding sequence ATGCGTCTTCGGATGATCAAGGTCGGCTGCTTCGGCGGGGGAACGGGGCTGCCGAGCGTGCTGGGCGGTCTCAAACGGAATCCCTGGATCGACCTCCATGCCATCGTCACGATGTTCGACAGCGGCGGAAGTTCGGGGCAATTGCGGGATGAACTGGGAGTGTTGCCTCCGGGCGACATCCTGAAGTGTGCCCTGACGCTCGCCCGTAACGAACGCGAAGCGCGGCGGGTACTGCTGTCGCGGCTGCCGACGCTCGAGGACTCGCGGCTGGCCGGGCACACCGGCGGCAACCTGCTGCTGTCGATGATGGAGCGCTACAGCGGAGATTTCATGGCCGCCGTCGAAGGCCTGCGATCGCTGCTTGGCTGCCGGGGCCGCGTGTGGCCGGTCAGCATCGACAAGGCGTCGCTCTGCGCGCGGTATGCGGATGGCCACGTGACGAAGGGCGAGAATCAGATTGACGCGCGTCAAACCGAGGGCCACGTCATCGAGGACATCTGGCTCGAGCCCGAGGTCAGCATACACGGACAGGTGGCCGCGGCCGTGCAGGACCTGGACGCGGTCGTGATCGGTCCGGGCAGTTTTTATACGAGTCTCCTGCCGGTGCTCGCGGTGCGGGGCATGGCCGAAGCGCTGGCACAGGTGCCCGGCCCGATTGTGCTCGTGGCCAACCTGCTGACCGAAGGGCGCGGCATGGACGGATTTACGGCGGCCGACGAAGTGAGCCGGATCGAGGGGTTCATCAGGCGGCGCGTCGATGCGGTCGTGTTCAACGACGGGCGGCCGTCGGCCGACGTCCTTGCGCGCTACGATGCAGAACACAAGCGGCCTCTTGATCTCGGATCATTGCCAGACCACTGCCGGCTCATCAGTGGGGCGTTCTGGCGACGTGACATCGCCCGCCACGATCGGCCGCGGCTGGCTCACGCGTTGTGGGCCGTGCTGGCCAACGCGCTGTGGACCGTCGGCGGCGGGGCCGAAGACGAGGCCGCGACTACCCATGGATGA
- the glgX gene encoding glycogen debranching protein GlgX — protein MTLRAWPGRSHPLGATWDGLGVNFALFSEHATAVDLCLFDSADGARESCRVRLPERTDHVWHGYLPDVRPGQLYGYRVHGPYAPQDGHRFNPSKILLDPYAKAIGRKLLWDDAIFGFGRDAHQQDVTPDTRDDAAVAPLAAVIDPAFTWGEDRRPQTPWHKTILYELHVKGFTCRHPGVPEPLRGTYLGVSSDAVLQHMRELGVTAVELMPVHFHATDRHLVARGLTNYWGYNSLAYFAPDVRYASARGRMAAVREFKMMVRALHEAGLEVILDVVYNHTAEGDHTGPTLSMRGVDNASYYRLMPAQPRRYQDFTGCGNTLNLRHPRVLQLIMDSLRYWVVDMHVDGFRFDLASALARELFEVDKLGSFFDIIQQDPVLSRVKLIAEPWDLGEGGYQVGNFPAGWTEWNGRYRDLVRRFWRGESDQVPELASRLAGSSDLYAQGGRRPYASINFVTSHDGFTLRDLVSYQVKRNDANGEGNVDGEPNNLSANYGVEGPTDDAAVLALRARQMRNLLATLLLSQGVPMLCAGDEFGRTQRGNNNAYCQDNDISWLDWNLDREQAGLLAFVRDLVRLRISHPSLHRRTFFRGHDGRGHDAADILWFDPAGREMTDATWNAPHARSLGAMLVGDAIAELDDRGAPIRDDTLLILLNADTAPVPFTLPGSTAGRGWTCLLDTAGAPPAIPVVAGPAGADCAVYPLGAQSVALLRLD, from the coding sequence ATGACACTTCGTGCGTGGCCCGGCCGGTCCCATCCGCTTGGCGCGACATGGGACGGTCTGGGCGTCAACTTCGCCCTCTTTTCGGAACACGCGACAGCAGTCGATCTCTGCCTGTTCGACTCGGCCGACGGTGCGCGCGAATCATGTCGCGTCAGACTGCCGGAGCGGACCGATCACGTCTGGCATGGCTACCTCCCCGACGTCCGGCCTGGACAGCTGTACGGATACCGTGTGCACGGGCCGTATGCGCCGCAGGACGGCCATCGATTCAACCCCTCGAAGATCCTGCTCGACCCGTACGCCAAGGCGATCGGCCGGAAGCTGCTGTGGGACGACGCGATCTTCGGATTCGGGCGTGACGCGCATCAGCAGGATGTGACGCCCGACACGCGCGACGATGCGGCGGTGGCGCCCCTCGCGGCGGTCATCGATCCGGCGTTTACGTGGGGCGAGGATCGGCGGCCGCAGACGCCATGGCATAAGACGATCCTCTACGAGCTGCACGTGAAGGGATTCACCTGCCGCCATCCGGGCGTGCCCGAGCCGCTGCGGGGAACGTATCTGGGCGTGTCGTCGGACGCGGTGCTGCAGCACATGCGGGAACTGGGCGTCACCGCCGTGGAGCTGATGCCGGTCCATTTTCACGCGACCGATCGCCATCTGGTCGCCCGCGGCCTCACCAACTACTGGGGGTACAACTCGCTGGCCTATTTCGCGCCCGACGTCCGCTACGCCTCGGCCAGGGGCCGGATGGCGGCGGTGCGCGAGTTCAAGATGATGGTGCGGGCGCTGCACGAAGCCGGCCTCGAGGTCATTCTCGACGTCGTCTACAACCACACGGCCGAAGGCGATCACACCGGGCCGACGCTCTCGATGCGCGGTGTCGACAATGCGTCGTATTACCGGCTGATGCCCGCGCAACCGCGCCGGTACCAGGACTTTACCGGCTGCGGCAACACGCTGAATCTGCGCCACCCGCGCGTGCTGCAGCTCATCATGGACAGCCTTCGGTACTGGGTCGTCGACATGCACGTCGACGGCTTCCGGTTCGATCTGGCCAGCGCGCTGGCCAGGGAACTGTTCGAAGTCGACAAGCTCGGGTCGTTTTTCGACATCATTCAGCAGGATCCCGTGCTCTCGCGGGTCAAGCTGATTGCCGAACCGTGGGATCTGGGTGAGGGAGGGTACCAGGTCGGCAACTTCCCGGCCGGCTGGACGGAATGGAACGGCCGGTACCGCGATCTGGTCCGCCGCTTCTGGCGCGGCGAGAGCGATCAAGTGCCGGAACTGGCCAGCCGGCTCGCAGGCAGCAGCGACTTGTACGCGCAGGGCGGCCGGCGTCCCTATGCGAGCATCAACTTCGTGACGTCACACGACGGGTTCACGCTGCGTGATCTGGTCAGCTATCAGGTGAAACGCAACGACGCGAATGGCGAAGGCAACGTCGATGGCGAGCCGAACAACCTGAGCGCGAATTACGGGGTGGAAGGGCCGACCGATGACGCCGCCGTGCTCGCGCTGCGCGCGCGGCAGATGCGCAATCTGCTGGCCACGCTGCTGCTGTCGCAGGGCGTGCCGATGTTGTGCGCGGGCGACGAGTTCGGGCGGACCCAGCGCGGCAACAACAACGCCTACTGCCAGGATAACGACATCAGCTGGCTCGACTGGAACCTGGACCGCGAACAGGCCGGCCTGCTGGCGTTTGTCCGCGATCTGGTGCGGCTCCGCATCAGTCATCCGTCCCTGCACCGGCGGACGTTCTTTCGCGGACACGACGGCCGCGGTCACGACGCCGCCGACATTCTGTGGTTCGATCCAGCCGGGCGCGAGATGACCGATGCCACGTGGAACGCCCCCCACGCCCGTTCGCTCGGCGCGATGCTCGTCGGGGACGCGATCGCGGAGCTCGACGACCGGGGCGCGCCGATCCGCGACGACACGCTGCTCATCCTGCTGAATGCCGACACGGCGCCCGTCCCCTTTACTCTTCCCGGATCGACCGCAGGACGCGGCTGGACATGCCTGCTCGATACAGCCGGAGCGCCTCCGGCCATCCCCGTTGTGGCCGGCCCTGCGGGTGCTGATTGCGCCGTCTATCCGCTCGGCGCCCAGTCTGTGGCGCTGCTCAGGCTGGATTGA